A window of the Zeugodacus cucurbitae isolate PBARC_wt_2022May chromosome 4, idZeuCucr1.2, whole genome shotgun sequence genome harbors these coding sequences:
- the LOC128921648 gene encoding uncharacterized protein LOC128921648 yields the protein MNVEQLISEVFSRPALWDQKNKCYHNRVLVEKLWMSVASEMKIPSKGRLKKKKWKYLRDQFRCEVRKIPTPKSGDAASQITSSWPYFNSLLFLKDQMKFRNLSGNLKASSVKATQEEVVYEEEIEDILNTSQVEETRDLCDNDEFSCEVPSKKKNTSNSTAQLLEIEKRKLALLENKKMEKKTVLDEDEAFFVTLLPHIRKLDPENKFLCRMEMQNIRAFVFTNQRFF from the exons atgaatgtaGAACAATTAATAAGTGAAGTTTTTTCTCGGCCGGCTTTGTGGGatcagaaaaataaatgttatcatAACCGTGTTTTAGTGGAAAAGCTATGGATGTCCGTTGCTTCAGAAATGAAAATACCAAGTAA aggaagacttaaaaaaaaaaaatggaagtatTTACGCGATCAATTTCGATGTGAAGTACGCAAAATTCCAACTCCAAAATCGGGGGATGCCGCATCACAAATTACTTCGAGTTGGCCTTATTTCAATTCTCTACTGTTTTTAAAGGACCAAATGAAATTCAGAAATTTAAGTGGTAATTTAAAAGCGTCAAGTGTAAAAGCTACCCAAGAAGAGGTTGTATATGAAGAAGAAATTGAAGATATTCTCAACACTTCACAAGTCGAAGAAACAAGAGATCTGTGCGACAATGACGAGTTCAGCTGTGAAGTtccatcgaaaaaaaaaaatacctctaACAGCACTGCCCAAttgttggaaattgaaaaaagaaaattggcactgctggaaaataaaaaaatggaaaaaaagacTGTATTGGATGAAGATGAAGCATTTTTCGTAACTCTTTTGCCGCATATTCGGAAGTTGGACCCAGAGAATAAATTCCTGTGTCGAATGGAAATGCAAAAT ATACGCGCCTTTGTCTTCACCAACCAGCGTTTCTTCTGA